DNA from Larimichthys crocea isolate SSNF chromosome XIII, L_crocea_2.0, whole genome shotgun sequence:
GGAAACAaccacacataaataaataggatAACTAGTGTTACTGTTTTCCTAAAACATTTCTCAGAATGTGTTGGGCTGACGTTTACGAAACCCAAGAAGAAGATTGTGCGGATTACGTAGAAGCATCTAACTGATATTTTAGCAGTCGCAGTTACGCTTCTCTGTGTTAAGTCTTAATGGTTTTATCACCTGTAGCTTTACAAAAGTGCCTCTGCCCTTAAAATCTCTTTGTGAGTATGCAGCATCCCTTTTTCTCAAATACAATTTCTGATATATCTACACAGTGAAAAGCAGGACTGAAACTGGGTGTGAcaatttgtttttcctctgatctttaagcaaagaaaacaataaaatactgaTTTGTCCTATTGTGGATGGACCCAATGAGACGCATGTTTTATATTacaacagggaaaaaaagactgacaGCAAACCTGTACAGAAATGTGTTGAGCTGCAGTGACCTAATTCTACCTCTGGGTGGCGATCTCGCACAAGCCAAATATTTACAGTTCAGCCAATGTACACCATTTTATCCTGAGGGGGCATTTAAGAAGAGATAAACTATAGCTTAGAAAAATACTCCAGAATAAAGCTATTATAAGAAATTGGgagtgacacttttttttgtttttttgcataaatATGTAGAAAGGCCATTACAGGCTAAGGCTTTTGGAGAAGACTTAACACAAACAACACTCTGATAGATGAGTTACACGACTCTCAGTCACATCAGTCCTTGCTGTGAGTTGTCCTTGTACGTGCTTGTAGTCTTTGCGTGTTTCTCTGGCACGGTCCTTAGTTCATCACCACGACACTACTttcaaaacagtgtttcaatTGTGTCCGCTGTCACTCTTGTAGCTGAAGCAAAAAAGATGAGGGGAGGGTTAGACGTTATAGCATCAACATAATACAGTTACAGGAACACATGTAATGAGTATTCTGTCCTGATCTAATTTAGTTCCTGAGACATGATCATGAGCTTCAAGTTATGGCTGACTGAAGCACATGCTTGCGTATTTGACTGAAGCCAAGCAGCATTTGTATCATGTTTGCGTGGAAAGAGGACctgtgtgtgcacttttttCTCTGGTTGCCATGGAGAGCAGAAAATATGCTCTTTAAGGCAATGTTAAACTGCATAGTCGTTCAAGATCATGGTAATGCTAGAATTTGCATTCTGCTTTCTCATGACAAGACAGCGGGGCGCTAGCTATTGATTTATGCCAGCACTGAATCAGCCTTAATGAATTTacacactcagcagcagcatgttaAAATACACTGATGAAAGCAGCGGGAGCTCATCATGCCTTTCACAAAGTCAAATTACTCTTACAAACAATGTCGGTGCTCTTACTTGTTGTCTCAGGAGGTGTTATTCCACTCATATGTTGTACTCCGTTTCCGTCAACACTGAAGTCCATCTTTGCTGGACAAGCAGGACGATTCTGTGAAGGACTGATGCTACCGTGGGCTGGTTTCTTCGCTACTGGTGGAGGAACTTTGTCAAACTTCAACCCACCATTGGAGAAAGCGGCGGTCTTTGATTGGTCAGACACCTGCATGAGTTCTGCCGTCAAGCTTTGCTTCAGATTTGCTTGAGCTTCAGGGGAGGAAGCGGCCGTAGTCTCTATGACGACCTTTTTTGTGCTCCTGGAGAAGATAAAGCTGGCGGTAGAGGCTGGGGACTTGTGCATGTCCCATCCTTCAGGGGATTTCAGGGACAAAGGGCCTTGTTCACCGACACCGCTGTAAGCGGATGATCTCACACCCAGCCGGGATGGAAGACCATCTCTTGAAGACATGGCTGCGGTTTTCATACGTATGGCTTCCTGTAAGCGCATGGAAGGAGTGTTCAGTGTCACAGAGGATGTTTTTACTGTCTGAGGGGGAGATTTTAGTGACAGTGACTTGCGTATGGGCTTCTGTGGAGTGTTTTGCGAGCCTGGAATTGAGACTGGGCAATTCTCCTGTATTGAAGCACCCTGGTTTGTTGAGTTGTCCTCCGGTGGAGCTTTCAACTCATCTTCAGTCATGTTGACTGATCTGAGACGAACCATCTGAAGCAGGGAGGGGGTGACAAGAGGTATGTTAGCATCCTCTTTGGGAATGGGTGCACTTTTGTGGCGGGAAAGGAGCTCCTTGCTCTTGGCGTCTCGATTTGCTCCACTGGGCTGCCTTCGGAAATTAACCCCATGAGTTAAATTCTCTGCTGGTAAAGGAGGTGCTACTGGGACAGTTACTGGGGGTTGGACACTGACGAGAGACTCTACGGGAGGCTGATCTTCAATTTTCATAGAGTCTCGCTTCAGGAAGCTGCTGGAAGGAACTAAGGCAGAAACTGATACTGGGTTCTCTGCTCTTGTAACAGGTGTCAAAGGAGGTGCCTCCACTGGTGGAGATGGTTCTGAAACAGATACAAATCTTTGCACTGGTCTGCAAGAACTGTCATCATCGTTGTTAACTTTTGAAACTTGCACGACAACCTCTGGTTTGCTCTCAGGTACTGTTTGTTTAAGAGCACTGAGCAAGTCTGGAATCTGTTCATGTACAGATGTCCCAGCTTCACTTACATCCTTGACAGTCTCTCGGACTTCCTCCGTGGGTGTTTTTGTGAGATCCAGCTCTGTGACATAACTGTCCATGTCATTCGGAACACTCTCTGTCAcaaagggtggaggaggtggaggaaagtCAACCTCGTCTCCTCCTTCAAAGACAGAGTCCCCTTcaagaggaggcggaggaggtggCCAGCAAGCCTCTGCAACTTGGATCTCCTCCTGTACCCTCTGCAATTCATCTGGGTGCGTAGATACCGATGACGGAGGGGTCTTTCTTGACAGAGGAGGTGTAGGGTGGTATGCCGGGGGAGGGGTAGGTGGTGGCGAGGTCTTACCAATTTTGGGGACTTCTGCAGAAAGCATCTGCATGGATGTGACCTCACCTTTGTCCATCTCAGTCTCGCTCTTATCGACTAAAACTATAACATCATGCTGTGGGGAGACTGTATGGTTCTCTACAGGTAAATTAACGTTTGTTGTGTCACtgctgttcattttcttttcctgtctaTCCATTGAGGACTCTGTTGACACCAATTCCTCTCTGTGCAGCAGTATTGACATGGGTTTCTTCATGACAGGAGGGGGGTCTTTCTTTGGAGTTGTTTCTTGACTCTTGGCGGCCTTCACTACGGTGCTACTCCTCTGCTCTTGTTCCTGAATATCTGCTCTTGTTTCTGTCCTCTCGTGTTTGGTACCTGGAAATTCCCCATTCTCCAGCTCCTTGCGATTAACTTCAGGACCTGTTGCTAGCAATGTCTCtggctttgctttgctttctgACAATTCTAAGACAGACTTGTCTACAGCTGACTGTGTTTCATCTAAAACTTGCATCTCCTTGCTGGCTTCAGTCTGGTTTCCTGCTTGTTTAACTGTGCTCTCCTGCATCTGTGCTGGTTTCTGGGATACTTTGCTGACATTAGAGCAAGGACCACACAAGAGCTCAAAGGAGTGTCTGCTATGAACCCAGGTCTCTGGTGGAGGAGGACACGGTGCTTTGACTTTGGGAGGAGGTGGGATATTCAACAGTTCTCTGATTTCCACACTCAAAGTTGAAGAATTGTTATTTGGAGTGAGTTCTTTTTCAGCAACAATGAGTGGATATCCCTGTGGAGGCACACTGGGGTTACATGTGGAAACATCTGGATTTACAGGCTCAGATGTACCGGATGATAGAGAGgtaagagaggaggaaggagaagctGCTGAGGATGAGGCCCGAGACACTGATCTCTCTGGTTTGACTGgtttcttcttgtgtttgtcaGGGGAGGTTGGGGAGATCCCTTTTGGGGAAAGTGTTGGGGTGCCACTCTGACTGGAGTAGCCACTGGAAGGAGACATGGTCCGTTCAAATTTACCCCCTTCTGAGGGAGTTTTCTGTGGAGAGGAAATGCTGGATTCTGTTGCTCCTCCTGCTTCAGTTGGAGAGGCCTGAGTGGGGCTCAAAAGACTGGAGGAAGCCTCTAGAGAGCTGGACCCAGTGGAGTTTGGTACAGCAGTGGAAATCTTACTGGTATCTGCAGTAACTGAATTTATTTCATCCTTTGCTACAATATTTTCTGCAGCATTTGCAACCGTGACAGAGTCATTGAGATCTTTACTCTCCACCAGATCTCTGGTGATGCTCATGATCTTATTACTATGCAGAGAGTTTGTTCTCCGTGGAGGTGCCGGGGGTTGCTTGGTCTTCATAACCGATAGATTACGAGTGAAATTCTGTTTGGTCTTTGCATCCTCCCCAGCAGCCACTGACGCTGCAACACCAGACTCAGATCCTTGACCTGAAACAACACTTTCACTTTTACAGCTTGGGCTGCTAACCATGCTAACTGAGATACGGAGACTGACGTGGTCTTGGTCCCCATTTGACCGCTGTGTCTGGTTTTCTTGCCCATTTAGACGCACTCTCTGTGAATTCCTGCTACGTGTGCTACCCTTAGAAGACACAGGGGAGGAGTTTGAAATAATGGTCTTTGAAGACTCGCTCCAGTTCGACTCTGAAACTGATGTGGGCATCAGTGTGGAGTCGTGGGAATTGTCAGTCTGGGAACCATCACCATCCGATCTTCTGGACAACAAAGGACTGACTGATGAGTCTCTAGATGCCAGGCTGTTTTTGCTTATAGTACGGACACTACCGCCATGGTTTACACTCCCGCCACGTGCCCGACTGCTTCCACGGTCAATCTCGATTACTTCAACCGAGGCTGGCAAGACCGCATTAGGGATGATTGTAGACAAGTAGGTGGCCTGAGGAGATATGGACATCACTGGGccctagaaaaaaaacagaaataagaaTTTCAGAGCTAAACATCatgataggctccagccccaccgtgaccctgatgaggataagcggctacagataatggatgaatggatgtcATGATAGGACCAGACATAAggtaatatataaaaatttgAAAGCCATTTCAGTAACCTACCTGGGGTTCTTGGAGGAAGCTAAACAACGttgaaggagagaaggaggatgtCATCATGCTAGGTACTGCAAGGGATTTGGGTCTCAGATTTGATGGGCAGAGATGGGAGCCAAAGCCCTGTTGAGTGAAGGGCTGCTCGTCTTGGTACATTGCCTGGAGGTGCTTCCTCAGCAACTGTTCATCTCTGGATGCCTGTGTAGGAGTGAGAGTGATAAACTCTGTAATGGATGTTAAAATATTTTGGgatgaatttattctttttggAGAATCCTTTACCTCCAGCTCCGAAAGGTGCACCCTCGCCCCCTCCTTGTTCGCGACCGGAGTCCCTCCATCCACCGTAGGAATGATAACAACACCTGACTGGCTGTTTTTGAGCTGTCCATCGTGATTAGGGGGCTGGGTAGAAAGCTGCTGGAAGGTTGAGCTTCTGTTCAATGCTGGGAAGATGGCAGATCACTGTCAATACCATGTTAACTACCACAGATACACGATGACTACTGGTTTAGTAAGGAAGATAGTGTGGATGTACCGAGTTCTTTTTGGACCTGGTTGGGAATACCCATGATGGTggtcctcctgttcctcttcctgctcttaTCTAATCTTTTTACTGGATTCAGAGGCTTGAATGTAGaacctgagagacagaggacaaaTTATATTTGGTGAATAAGGAGAAATAATGGCTGAAACTCAGTGAAGTATATTGGGAAACTGGCTTTtcaaaggataaaaaaaaaggatgttagAAATATGGACTGGAATACCAATCACACTTtctgtgcatacacacacacacacacacacacacacacacacacacacacacacacacacacacacacacacagaggacgaCATACTTTGCCCTCCAGCTGTGATatgcagaggcagcagcagtgctgccTTCAGATGTTCAGAACTTTTGAGTAACCGAAAAAAGCTTCAGCTGCGTGTGTCAAGTTCCTTTTCCTTTGATTTCGCACCATAACTGCAGAGGCAGCAAGCAGCTGGGAATGAGGCGTGCATGCTAAATAAGTGCACGTCTGTGACTCGTCATAAAGCAGTAAACTCAGGAAGACAAAGCTCAGACTGCTTTTACAGACACAAGCACTATGATTAGCTCTTATTTCCCTAAGATGAATAAGATATGAATACTTCCTTTCCAAGtctctctaaacacacacacacacacacacacacacacacacacacacacacacacacacacacacacacacacacactgtcgtTTACCTTGGCGGGTGAGCACAGGCCTAGTTGACACTGCAGAGGTCACTGTGGTATCAGTACTGCCGGTGGTGGATCTCGACCCCGGAGAGCCACCTCCGTCCTTGGAGCTGATATCCTGCTCCGGACGCAGAGTGTCCGTGGACTGCAggggatacacacacacacacacacacacacacacaaacacacacccacacacagcagtgtttagTTAGGTGTCATTCTTTGTGAGtaggaaatgaaggaaaaatgaTATGGTGTTATCCACAGAGCTTTTGGGACACTTACAGCAATGCTCTCATCGTCAGGAAAGTTCACTCCATTCTTGTGTTCTGTGTGACCAAAGAAACGAAGATCAGAGTCTAAATACAATCTCCATCCATAATCATATCTATCATatctatatcatatatatacagtatctatAAGCTTCAGCTAGTGTCCTTTTTCATATAGTACTTATTTAATGCACTTAATGTACTATATTACaatgttaattaataattaatgtgcCATTATGGGTAAGCTTTATTTATATGGGTTTACATGTATtgcattgtattatttattgagtATAAAACAGAACCACATGCCAGTAAGTGACTGCAGTATGAACAGTGGCCTGTCTGACCTTCCTGCTGCAGTATCTTGAGCCCTTCCTGGGCCTCAGTGTGGAGGTCTTCCAGGTACTGTGGCCTGCTGCCCTCAATGAAAACATTCTCCTGGTAGTGTTGAGAGGTCGTGTAATGGACAGCCAACCTCTTCTGGTCTTCATTCCCCTTTGGGCCAGCTGTTGGAACAgtggacaaagaaagaaaaaaaaaacagagaaggagACAAATGTAATTAGCTTACATGATGATGGAGGCTGGAATGGACACTGATCTCAAACAGTTCCTTCATAATTTGCTCTTTCGGACTCTTTATTCTGAAGTACATCAGCTCTGTCCAAGCCATTTAAACCGTGAGGAATCTTTTCATAGGTACTTACATGTCCTCTAAGGATAGAAACAttgacacacatacaaactgaCTCGACAGGTGTCCATTTGTCAAAACATTTATCAGCTTTACAGTGAACCCTCTGCACCTTTATCTGTTCACCTTTGACGCAGCACACTTTTCAAATCTCCTCTGCCAAACGCAATTTGTTGAGCAGACGTCCCACCCTGACCAGACTCTCGACAGTAAACTAAGCTGATCTCCCACAGTATTTCTCTTCCCCCGTTAGTCCACGGAGGATTAGATAATCTGGATTGTCTGCATGTAAAGATGCCCCTGGATCCTCCTGACTGGGGGACCTGCGTGGGAATTAGACCGGGCTGTCCGTTTAAAGATTTCTATACTCAATGTCaaagaacagacaaaaatagTGGAGACTAAACAGAATATGAAGATTCGAAAATAAAATCAGGAACTAGCTGGACAGCAGCCAACATCAGCAAAGCTAGAAGTTATACTACCCAACTACAATGAGATGGCTAGTGTTATGTTCTATTACCTTCAGTATGTGTACACAAACAATATTTGCTGATTCAAGTCTTTTATCTTAAATACTGTCacatttttggcaaaaaaacaacaacaaccatttTGATGTGAAACTTTTGttcagaattattattttgttttattataaactGTGCAGGCTCTGCAAGTTACTAAGTTGTATATGGTCTATTATTAGCTTATCAAAGGTCATCACGAGGTGTCCGCTTTCACCCCTTTGTCACGTTCAACACTGTGGCTCTCAGTCTCACCTGGTTAGATAACACTGTGCGACTGTGGATGTACattctgtacatgtgtgtgtgtgtgtgtgtgtgtgtgtgtgtgtgtgtgtgtaaggtaaCACACACTCCTACCCCTATCCTCCAGCATTCACACAGGTGAGGCAGCCCAGACACAATGCATTCTcctgtgtgtggctgtgggaAATCTCAGGTCACTGCAAACCTGGGACTGTCTGATGCAATCCAAGGAGCAGAGACCAATTTCATTACACAGCAGAGCATATATTACTTACATTTTTTAGATTTAGGGCTAGGGTTAGGGATTCTGCAAGACCCCCGCAGGAGATTTAGGGCTTTTGGTTGGATTTAGACGATCGCCAAAAAAGTCAGTTAAGACCTTTAGCTCATTAGAGAGGACCCCCGAGTTGCTGTTGAAGCTAATTCTAgggtgtcagtgtgtctgtgtgtgtgtgtgagacacgcAAAAAGTCAGCAATTGTCATCACATCTCTGCACTGAAGCAAAACATACTACTAGTCTATCATCTTAACTGTGCAACACACTTTTTAGGGTGTATTAAGTATTGGAAATATGTAATCTTGACTCCTAAAGCAAAGTTAGAGTATAACTGTCGTATAAACCAGCATTCACTTGTGTCAGCAGCCCAAAGTCAAAGCTACAACCTGCCAAATTCCTCCATGTGAGTCAGCACTCACCCTTCTTCttgaagacagacagcagagagtgGATGCTCTTCCTTAAGTAGATCACCATGCCTACACAAGCGCCATGAATACTAAATATTGTGGTAAAACAAAGCAGTGGTCCAATCagtcctctgtctgtcagtggtCAGAAAAAtcacccaaaaaaaaatatccagatGACCTCTGAGAATAGAAAATATGCAagtgaagaagctgtcctctcttctGCACAGTGCCCGAGTGACTTAGGAAGGACAACTACACAATAAGATCTGCTTCCAGCCAGGCAGCCTGTCCCAGCTGCCTTATCCCTGAGTCTGataccccccctcccttcccccatccctccctctctctatttTGCTCTGTCGCTCACACCGACTCACTCCATTGCGATTCTTCCTCTCTATTgtcaaatgaagaaaaaaaacgccTGTCAAAGTTTGGCCTTCAGGAGGCATCCACCCCCACTTTACTGAATATAGACCGACACGtgtgattgtgtgcatgtgaaccCCCAGATAAAGTTAAATCTCTCCTTAAATCTAAATAAACGTGGACATTTGGAGAATAATATGACTAACTGAAtacaattttattcatttactttGAATGATCTTGGATGGAAAACACTTGAGTTTGAATTATTTGAGTTAACACGACAACACTGGTGTCAATATTCACAGTACATCAAATACTGCCTTGATCAATACTCAATAGCATGAAAATTTAAACAATAATGaaagaattaaaacaaaattcacagatgtcaacttttttttcataacCAGAtcctcaaaacaataaatatatctttttttcgTGTGAGTAGAGAAAGCCgaaatataataatttagatTAAACTTGTTACTTTAAATGAACTACATGCTCCAGCTGTGCAGGACTGTAAGTCGGTCCTCCTTGTGTTTATTGCTAATAATCCCATTTGCAGCCATAATAAAAAGCTACAACCTCACCATAAACACTGATATATTTTAGAGTCATATAGTTCTATTTGTTGTTGTCCTCTCCTTAATGAAAGCCTTCAGCGCCGTGCGTCTGTCTGATGCTCTGTCTCATTATCTTAGGGCTACAGGGGCTTCATTTGACAGTAGAGGTTGTGTCCTCGCAGTGAAAAGCCAAACAATAACCACCGTTCCAGTGTATGTGATGTCTCTTCTGTATCCCTGCATCACTCTCTCCACTGTCCTCtttcctcactctgtctctgccaatctctcctccttcacatctttcttt
Protein-coding regions in this window:
- the nhsl3 gene encoding NHS-like protein 3 isoform X1; translation: MSRRRSTGDLVPRDVTEILAREARVQRGQKKPGSSLGQAFSWLKGSRKKKNVANGLSRTGIGVTDAKLGFQNHEPAKAGPKGNEDQKRLAVHYTTSQHYQENVFIEGSRPQYLEDLHTEAQEGLKILQQEEHKNGVNFPDDESIASTDTLRPEQDISSKDGGGSPGSRSTTGSTDTTVTSAVSTRPVLTRQGSTFKPLNPVKRLDKSRKRNRRTTIMGIPNQVQKELALNRSSTFQQLSTQPPNHDGQLKNSQSGVVIIPTVDGGTPVANKEGARVHLSELEASRDEQLLRKHLQAMYQDEQPFTQQGFGSHLCPSNLRPKSLAVPSMMTSSFSPSTLFSFLQEPQGPVMSISPQATYLSTIIPNAVLPASVEVIEIDRGSSRARGGSVNHGGSVRTISKNSLASRDSSVSPLLSRRSDGDGSQTDNSHDSTLMPTSVSESNWSESSKTIISNSSPVSSKGSTRSRNSQRVRLNGQENQTQRSNGDQDHVSLRISVSMVSSPSCKSESVVSGQGSESGVAASVAAGEDAKTKQNFTRNLSVMKTKQPPAPPRRTNSLHSNKIMSITRDLVESKDLNDSVTVANAAENIVAKDEINSVTADTSKISTAVPNSTGSSSLEASSSLLSPTQASPTEAGGATESSISSPQKTPSEGGKFERTMSPSSGYSSQSGTPTLSPKGISPTSPDKHKKKPVKPERSVSRASSSAASPSSSLTSLSSGTSEPVNPDVSTCNPSVPPQGYPLIVAEKELTPNNNSSTLSVEIRELLNIPPPPKVKAPCPPPPETWVHSRHSFELLCGPCSNVSKVSQKPAQMQESTVKQAGNQTEASKEMQVLDETQSAVDKSVLELSESKAKPETLLATGPEVNRKELENGEFPGTKHERTETRADIQEQEQRSSTVVKAAKSQETTPKKDPPPVMKKPMSILLHREELVSTESSMDRQEKKMNSSDTTNVNLPVENHTVSPQHDVIVLVDKSETEMDKGEVTSMQMLSAEVPKIGKTSPPPTPPPAYHPTPPLSRKTPPSSVSTHPDELQRVQEEIQVAEACWPPPPPPLEGDSVFEGGDEVDFPPPPPPFVTESVPNDMDSYVTELDLTKTPTEEVRETVKDVSEAGTSVHEQIPDLLSALKQTVPESKPEVVVQVSKVNNDDDSSCRPVQRFVSVSEPSPPVEAPPLTPVTRAENPVSVSALVPSSSFLKRDSMKIEDQPPVESLVSVQPPVTVPVAPPLPAENLTHGVNFRRQPSGANRDAKSKELLSRHKSAPIPKEDANIPLVTPSLLQMVRLRSVNMTEDELKAPPEDNSTNQGASIQENCPVSIPGSQNTPQKPIRKSLSLKSPPQTVKTSSVTLNTPSMRLQEAIRMKTAAMSSRDGLPSRLGVRSSAYSGVGEQGPLSLKSPEGWDMHKSPASTASFIFSRSTKKVVIETTAASSPEAQANLKQSLTAELMQVSDQSKTAAFSNGGLKFDKVPPPVAKKPAHGSISPSQNRPACPAKMDFSVDGNGVQHMSGITPPETTTTRVTADTIETLF
- the nhsl3 gene encoding NHS-like protein 3 isoform X3; amino-acid sequence: MVIYLRKSIHSLLSVFKKKAGPKGNEDQKRLAVHYTTSQHYQENVFIEGSRPQYLEDLHTEAQEGLKILQQEEHKNGVNFPDDESIASTDTLRPEQDISSKDGGGSPGSRSTTGSTDTTVTSAVSTRPVLTRQGSTFKPLNPVKRLDKSRKRNRRTTIMGIPNQVQKELALNRSSTFQQLSTQPPNHDGQLKNSQSGVVIIPTVDGGTPVANKEGARVHLSELEASRDEQLLRKHLQAMYQDEQPFTQQGFGSHLCPSNLRPKSLAVPSMMTSSFSPSTLFSFLQEPQGPVMSISPQATYLSTIIPNAVLPASVEVIEIDRGSSRARGGSVNHGGSVRTISKNSLASRDSSVSPLLSRRSDGDGSQTDNSHDSTLMPTSVSESNWSESSKTIISNSSPVSSKGSTRSRNSQRVRLNGQENQTQRSNGDQDHVSLRISVSMVSSPSCKSESVVSGQGSESGVAASVAAGEDAKTKQNFTRNLSVMKTKQPPAPPRRTNSLHSNKIMSITRDLVESKDLNDSVTVANAAENIVAKDEINSVTADTSKISTAVPNSTGSSSLEASSSLLSPTQASPTEAGGATESSISSPQKTPSEGGKFERTMSPSSGYSSQSGTPTLSPKGISPTSPDKHKKKPVKPERSVSRASSSAASPSSSLTSLSSGTSEPVNPDVSTCNPSVPPQGYPLIVAEKELTPNNNSSTLSVEIRELLNIPPPPKVKAPCPPPPETWVHSRHSFELLCGPCSNVSKVSQKPAQMQESTVKQAGNQTEASKEMQVLDETQSAVDKSVLELSESKAKPETLLATGPEVNRKELENGEFPGTKHERTETRADIQEQEQRSSTVVKAAKSQETTPKKDPPPVMKKPMSILLHREELVSTESSMDRQEKKMNSSDTTNVNLPVENHTVSPQHDVIVLVDKSETEMDKGEVTSMQMLSAEVPKIGKTSPPPTPPPAYHPTPPLSRKTPPSSVSTHPDELQRVQEEIQVAEACWPPPPPPLEGDSVFEGGDEVDFPPPPPPFVTESVPNDMDSYVTELDLTKTPTEEVRETVKDVSEAGTSVHEQIPDLLSALKQTVPESKPEVVVQVSKVNNDDDSSCRPVQRFVSVSEPSPPVEAPPLTPVTRAENPVSVSALVPSSSFLKRDSMKIEDQPPVESLVSVQPPVTVPVAPPLPAENLTHGVNFRRQPSGANRDAKSKELLSRHKSAPIPKEDANIPLVTPSLLQMVRLRSVNMTEDELKAPPEDNSTNQGASIQENCPVSIPGSQNTPQKPIRKSLSLKSPPQTVKTSSVTLNTPSMRLQEAIRMKTAAMSSRDGLPSRLGVRSSAYSGVGEQGPLSLKSPEGWDMHKSPASTASFIFSRSTKKVVIETTAASSPEAQANLKQSLTAELMQVSDQSKTAAFSNGGLKFDKVPPPVAKKPAHGSISPSQNRPACPAKMDFSVDGNGVQHMSGITPPETTTTRVTADTIETLF
- the nhsl3 gene encoding NHS-like protein 3 isoform X2, whose product is MGNSIQKKKKVQTEKNFSAHSSPSPNRGKPKGSGLFGRQDKVKTAGPKGNEDQKRLAVHYTTSQHYQENVFIEGSRPQYLEDLHTEAQEGLKILQQEEHKNGVNFPDDESIASTDTLRPEQDISSKDGGGSPGSRSTTGSTDTTVTSAVSTRPVLTRQGSTFKPLNPVKRLDKSRKRNRRTTIMGIPNQVQKELALNRSSTFQQLSTQPPNHDGQLKNSQSGVVIIPTVDGGTPVANKEGARVHLSELEASRDEQLLRKHLQAMYQDEQPFTQQGFGSHLCPSNLRPKSLAVPSMMTSSFSPSTLFSFLQEPQGPVMSISPQATYLSTIIPNAVLPASVEVIEIDRGSSRARGGSVNHGGSVRTISKNSLASRDSSVSPLLSRRSDGDGSQTDNSHDSTLMPTSVSESNWSESSKTIISNSSPVSSKGSTRSRNSQRVRLNGQENQTQRSNGDQDHVSLRISVSMVSSPSCKSESVVSGQGSESGVAASVAAGEDAKTKQNFTRNLSVMKTKQPPAPPRRTNSLHSNKIMSITRDLVESKDLNDSVTVANAAENIVAKDEINSVTADTSKISTAVPNSTGSSSLEASSSLLSPTQASPTEAGGATESSISSPQKTPSEGGKFERTMSPSSGYSSQSGTPTLSPKGISPTSPDKHKKKPVKPERSVSRASSSAASPSSSLTSLSSGTSEPVNPDVSTCNPSVPPQGYPLIVAEKELTPNNNSSTLSVEIRELLNIPPPPKVKAPCPPPPETWVHSRHSFELLCGPCSNVSKVSQKPAQMQESTVKQAGNQTEASKEMQVLDETQSAVDKSVLELSESKAKPETLLATGPEVNRKELENGEFPGTKHERTETRADIQEQEQRSSTVVKAAKSQETTPKKDPPPVMKKPMSILLHREELVSTESSMDRQEKKMNSSDTTNVNLPVENHTVSPQHDVIVLVDKSETEMDKGEVTSMQMLSAEVPKIGKTSPPPTPPPAYHPTPPLSRKTPPSSVSTHPDELQRVQEEIQVAEACWPPPPPPLEGDSVFEGGDEVDFPPPPPPFVTESVPNDMDSYVTELDLTKTPTEEVRETVKDVSEAGTSVHEQIPDLLSALKQTVPESKPEVVVQVSKVNNDDDSSCRPVQRFVSVSEPSPPVEAPPLTPVTRAENPVSVSALVPSSSFLKRDSMKIEDQPPVESLVSVQPPVTVPVAPPLPAENLTHGVNFRRQPSGANRDAKSKELLSRHKSAPIPKEDANIPLVTPSLLQMVRLRSVNMTEDELKAPPEDNSTNQGASIQENCPVSIPGSQNTPQKPIRKSLSLKSPPQTVKTSSVTLNTPSMRLQEAIRMKTAAMSSRDGLPSRLGVRSSAYSGVGEQGPLSLKSPEGWDMHKSPASTASFIFSRSTKKVVIETTAASSPEAQANLKQSLTAELMQVSDQSKTAAFSNGGLKFDKVPPPVAKKPAHGSISPSQNRPACPAKMDFSVDGNGVQHMSGITPPETTTTRVTADTIETLF